A DNA window from Undibacterium sp. YM2 contains the following coding sequences:
- a CDS encoding DUF3237 domain-containing protein, translating to MSTIDQGPKTSEKEFISEVQRFLSANGYIQQDECHFDGDNDERADVELVLVTSRWPAEMPGALLLEAKSHHSKDSPNTINKAFGQLLKETNKSLVTRAQREHCLGLLIPIDGATWTDPKGESINRGSGIDYYRTGFQRIDADVFAGFGRLVNARYVLAFSVLNQYLEVFNWDAFHVGNQPLARLTAQ from the coding sequence ATGTCGACAATCGATCAGGGCCCGAAAACGAGCGAAAAGGAATTTATCAGTGAGGTACAACGCTTCTTGTCTGCTAACGGCTACATTCAGCAGGACGAATGCCATTTTGATGGTGATAATGACGAGCGAGCGGACGTTGAGTTAGTGCTAGTTACATCGCGCTGGCCGGCAGAGATGCCGGGCGCTTTATTGTTAGAGGCAAAATCCCACCATTCGAAGGACTCGCCGAACACAATTAACAAAGCATTCGGCCAACTTCTGAAAGAGACCAACAAGAGCCTGGTCACTCGCGCTCAGCGCGAGCATTGCCTAGGTCTGCTAATTCCCATCGATGGAGCGACTTGGACCGACCCCAAAGGTGAGAGCATCAATCGTGGCTCGGGTATCGATTACTACCGTACTGGCTTTCAGCGCATCGACGCAGACGTCTTTGCAGGGTTCGGGCGCTTAGTCAACGCTCGCTACGTTCTTGCTTTCTCCGTGCTCAATCAATATTTGGAGGTGTTCAACTGGGATGCATTCCATGTTGGCAACCAACCGCTGGCGCGCTTAACGGCGCAGTAG
- a CDS encoding type II toxin-antitoxin system HigB family toxin — translation MGFEIRTIFGSAVFMRVVGLGVLSAFCDKHADCRKWISNWIADAQASQWTTSHDIKERYPSASFLATNIVIFNVRGNEYRMEIQVAYNAGVVSIKWVGTHDQYTKRMR, via the coding sequence ATGGGATTCGAAATTCGAACCATTTTTGGGAGCGCGGTTTTCATGAGGGTTGTTGGACTTGGTGTGCTTTCTGCCTTTTGTGACAAGCATGCAGACTGTCGAAAGTGGATATCGAACTGGATTGCCGATGCTCAGGCCAGTCAGTGGACGACTAGCCACGATATCAAAGAAAGATATCCGTCCGCCAGCTTTTTGGCGACAAACATTGTCATTTTTAATGTGCGCGGCAACGAGTACCGTATGGAAATCCAAGTGGCTTACAACGCGGGCGTGGTCTCCATAAAGTGGGTGGGCACGCATGACCAGTACACGAAGCGGATGCGTTGA
- a CDS encoding DUF6035 family protein — MNILAVEDPAIPEVLDLSSGLHVSAHQVIGTDYEKLIQLRMKIKEGLKIGIPLYACSVCGIAVSLLMHKVSRHFFFRHVKEDGRCPQISRGELSREEINARKYNGAKESALHRRMKSLVAQSLAADKEFSDIKVEERWKGSLSGEWRQPDICATYRGVKIVFEIQLSTTYLDVIVERRLFYQREGALLIWIFAEFDDENRRLLQDDVFYNNNQNVFIVNEESAAFSISAGLFRLSCVWSEPLPNGGSSLLRRKMVLFNELTLSRQTQRAFFFDYAGACERIAKEKTTVADSLRERFEQAWMASLDNTEVMPRLWGSFRKEFRAQGVQLPVYHNQLHAILINAIYSAKYGRVVGWKYTRFIEVAHLIAGGYKSYLWIFREALKVYDRGQQLMDEDKSGRWAVRVEIYKAAIKKNDPDYISDDKFFPVLEVLFPELF, encoded by the coding sequence ATGAATATACTCGCAGTAGAAGACCCGGCTATACCGGAAGTATTGGATTTGTCGTCAGGGCTGCATGTGTCAGCTCATCAAGTCATCGGCACTGACTATGAGAAACTCATCCAGCTTCGTATGAAGATAAAAGAAGGGCTAAAGATTGGGATACCTCTCTATGCTTGCTCAGTCTGTGGAATCGCCGTGAGCTTGCTCATGCACAAAGTGAGTCGCCATTTTTTCTTTAGGCATGTGAAGGAAGATGGCCGGTGTCCGCAAATTTCTCGTGGTGAGTTATCGAGAGAAGAAATCAATGCGCGCAAATACAATGGTGCAAAGGAAAGCGCACTGCATCGTAGAATGAAGTCCTTAGTAGCGCAATCTCTGGCGGCAGACAAAGAATTTTCTGACATCAAGGTAGAAGAGAGGTGGAAGGGAAGCCTCTCCGGCGAGTGGCGCCAGCCTGATATTTGTGCGACATATCGAGGGGTAAAGATTGTATTTGAAATTCAACTTTCGACGACTTACCTGGATGTCATTGTAGAGCGGAGGCTCTTTTACCAGAGAGAAGGGGCATTACTTATATGGATTTTTGCAGAATTTGATGATGAGAATCGCCGTTTGCTTCAAGATGACGTGTTTTACAATAACAATCAGAACGTATTCATCGTGAATGAAGAAAGTGCTGCATTTTCCATTAGTGCCGGCTTATTTCGCCTTTCATGCGTCTGGTCTGAGCCGTTACCGAATGGCGGAAGCTCATTGCTTAGAAGGAAGATGGTTTTGTTCAATGAACTTACACTTAGCAGGCAGACTCAGCGCGCTTTCTTTTTCGATTATGCCGGTGCGTGCGAGAGAATAGCCAAAGAAAAAACTACAGTCGCTGATAGCCTGCGTGAGCGCTTTGAGCAGGCATGGATGGCTTCTCTCGACAATACCGAAGTAATGCCAAGATTGTGGGGGAGTTTTCGTAAGGAATTCCGTGCCCAGGGTGTTCAGCTTCCTGTATATCACAATCAGTTGCACGCTATTTTGATCAATGCTATTTATTCTGCCAAGTACGGACGCGTAGTTGGATGGAAATATACTCGCTTTATTGAGGTTGCACACCTAATTGCAGGTGGATACAAATCCTATTTGTGGATTTTCCGTGAAGCACTGAAAGTCTACGACCGCGGTCAGCAATTGATGGATGAAGACAAATCTGGCCGTTGGGCTGTACGTGTGGAAATTTATAAGGCAGCTATTAAGAAAAACGATCCGGACTATATCTCAGACGATAAGTTTTTTCCTGTTTTGGAGGTCCTTTTTCCGGAGCTATTTTAG